The Paenalcaligenes faecalis genome has a window encoding:
- the tatB gene encoding Sec-independent protein translocase protein TatB — protein MFDISFSELLLIGVVALVVLGPERLPRVARTVGHMFGRAQRYMNDVKSDIQREIDLDEINSIKKQMEDASSSIKQSVNQFGNQIKDPLAEARDAVNELGKDTEKVAQSITDSSKIDSQKKEPEPALSSDVSVDGKKE, from the coding sequence TTTAGTGAACTTCTGCTTATCGGAGTGGTGGCTCTCGTGGTCTTAGGACCCGAGCGCCTACCACGCGTCGCCCGTACTGTAGGGCATATGTTCGGTCGCGCCCAGCGTTACATGAATGACGTTAAAAGCGATATTCAACGCGAAATTGACTTAGACGAGATCAATTCCATTAAAAAACAAATGGAAGACGCGTCTTCATCAATTAAACAATCAGTCAATCAATTTGGGAATCAAATCAAAGATCCTCTCGCCGAGGCCAGAGACGCGGTAAATGAATTGGGCAAAGACACCGAAAAAGTCGCTCAATCCATTACCGATAGCAGCAAAATCGATTCCCAGAAAAAAGAGCCTGAACCGGCCCTCTCTTCTGACGTTAGTGTAGATGGTAAAAAAGAATGA